The Amycolatopsis sp. 195334CR genome window below encodes:
- a CDS encoding ATP-binding protein — protein sequence MDPIRNPFAPGAGQRPPELAGRERELHAFEVVLERVARGRPERSLVLTGLRGVGKTVLLGELRAMAVRHGWGAGKIEARPDAELRRPLSAALHRAIRDLAVRHRAPDRVESVLGVLKAFALRAAKPDAKLRDRWQPGIDVPAAQGRADSGDIEIDLVELFTDVAELAADVGTGVALLIDEIQDLGADDVSALCAACHELSQSGAPLVVVGAGLPHVPAVLSASKSYSERLFRYARIDRLDREDADRAVLAPIDREDAGIEPEALDALFDASGGYPYFIQAYAKAAWDAAPDDPITVKDVQVAAPEAESELAVGFFGSRYERATPAEREYLLAMAELTQGRDEAASTSDVAVYLGRKPSSLSPARDSLMKKGLVYSAERGRIAFTVPHFGHYLLSRIDD from the coding sequence GTGGACCCCATCCGCAACCCGTTCGCCCCCGGCGCCGGCCAGCGCCCGCCCGAGCTGGCGGGGCGGGAGCGCGAACTGCACGCCTTCGAGGTGGTGCTGGAGCGGGTGGCGCGGGGACGTCCGGAACGCAGTCTGGTGCTGACCGGCCTGCGCGGGGTCGGCAAGACGGTGCTGCTCGGCGAGTTGCGCGCGATGGCGGTCCGGCACGGCTGGGGCGCGGGGAAAATCGAGGCGCGGCCGGACGCCGAACTGCGGCGGCCGCTGTCGGCGGCGTTGCACCGGGCGATCCGCGATCTGGCCGTCCGGCACCGCGCGCCCGACCGGGTGGAGTCGGTGCTGGGCGTGCTCAAGGCGTTCGCGTTGCGCGCGGCCAAGCCGGACGCGAAGCTGCGGGACCGCTGGCAGCCGGGCATCGACGTGCCCGCCGCGCAGGGGCGCGCCGACTCCGGCGACATCGAGATCGACCTGGTGGAGCTGTTCACCGACGTGGCCGAGCTGGCCGCGGACGTGGGCACCGGGGTCGCGCTGCTGATCGACGAGATCCAGGACCTCGGCGCGGACGACGTCTCGGCGTTGTGCGCGGCGTGCCACGAGCTGTCGCAGTCGGGGGCGCCGCTGGTGGTCGTCGGCGCGGGGCTGCCGCACGTGCCCGCGGTGCTGTCGGCGTCGAAGTCCTACTCGGAGCGCCTCTTCCGGTACGCCCGGATCGACCGGCTGGACCGGGAGGACGCCGACCGCGCGGTGCTCGCGCCGATCGACCGGGAAGACGCCGGGATCGAGCCGGAAGCGCTGGACGCCCTGTTCGACGCCTCGGGCGGGTACCCGTACTTCATCCAGGCCTACGCGAAGGCCGCCTGGGACGCCGCGCCGGACGACCCGATCACGGTCAAGGACGTGCAGGTCGCCGCGCCGGAGGCGGAGTCGGAGCTGGCGGTCGGGTTCTTCGGCTCGCGCTACGAGCGCGCCACCCCGGCCGAACGCGAGTACCTGCTCGCCATGGCCGAGCTGACGCAGGGCCGCGACGAGGCCGCGAGCACCTCGGACGTGGCCGTCTACCTGGGGCGGAAGCCCTCCAGCCTGTCGCCGGCGCGGGACAGCCTGATGAAGAAGGGCCTGGTGTACTCGGCGGAACGAGGGCGGATCGCCTTCACCGTGCCGCACTTCGGCCACTACCTGCTCAGCCGCATCGACGACTGA
- a CDS encoding MerR family transcriptional regulator, producing the protein MEWSIQDIARTAGTTSRTLRHYGQVGLLEPTRVGRNGYRYYDDRALVRLQRILLLRELGLGLPAIAEVLAGQQDTTAALRTHLELLERERDRIGRQIESVRTTLRKTEGGEQLMAEEVFDGFDNAQYKDEVIERWGKDAYERGDRWWRSLSDAEKKAFQQEQVDIARDFADALRAGEPADGEVAQAITRRHHAWLAKTVEVSKGYFIGLGEMYVADERFTAVYDQHGTGNAEYIRDAMKVYGERNLTD; encoded by the coding sequence GTGGAGTGGTCGATCCAGGACATCGCGCGCACGGCCGGGACCACCAGCCGCACCCTGCGCCACTACGGGCAGGTCGGGCTGCTGGAGCCGACCAGGGTGGGCCGCAACGGCTACCGCTACTACGACGACCGCGCGCTGGTGCGCCTGCAGCGGATCCTGCTGCTGCGGGAGCTGGGGCTCGGGCTGCCCGCCATCGCCGAGGTGCTGGCCGGGCAGCAGGACACCACCGCGGCCCTGCGCACCCACCTCGAACTGCTCGAACGGGAACGGGACCGGATCGGGCGGCAGATCGAGTCGGTGCGGACGACCCTGCGGAAAACGGAAGGAGGTGAGCAACTGATGGCGGAAGAGGTTTTCGACGGGTTCGACAACGCCCAGTACAAGGACGAGGTCATCGAGCGCTGGGGCAAGGACGCCTACGAGCGGGGTGACCGCTGGTGGCGGTCACTCAGCGACGCCGAGAAGAAGGCGTTCCAGCAGGAGCAGGTCGACATCGCCCGCGACTTCGCCGACGCGCTGCGGGCGGGGGAGCCCGCGGACGGCGAGGTGGCCCAGGCGATCACCCGGCGCCACCACGCCTGGCTGGCGAAGACGGTCGAGGTGAGCAAGGGCTACTTCATCGGCCTGGGTGAGATGTACGTGGCCGACGAGCGGTTCACGGCCGTCTACGACCAGCACGGCACGGGGAACGCGGAGTACATCCGCGACGCGATGAAGGTCTACGGGGAGCGCAACCTCACCGACTAG
- a CDS encoding GNAT family N-acetyltransferase, giving the protein MTDFTVRHPEEHERRPTQNTAARAMHYRPLTDEQWAVGEHLLSADRTFGAYEDGEPIGMTSSSAVDLAVPGGQVPAAAVAWVGVRADRTRRGVITELLTTQLRNCRERGEPVAALHASEATIYGRFGYGISCQAKQVVVDRARARVRADLPVTGSVRLLSDTDARPLPRALYRAIGLYRPGMITRDEPWWRWGHDRVLDRDDCLVAVHRDDQGTDDAFAVYRLATLGTVEQPVKGLEVLDLHAANPGALAGLWRFLLSVDLVAKILAKGRPVDEPVDLMLENPRAAAVTGVADHLWLRLVDVPQALASRTYGSAEPVVFDVRDPRLPENEGRYRIGPDGVERTSAEADLALDADALAMLYLGGWPASALAAIGRIRVLEKPALTRADALFRADRTPWCGTNF; this is encoded by the coding sequence ATGACCGACTTCACCGTCCGGCACCCGGAGGAGCACGAACGCCGTCCGACGCAGAACACGGCCGCCCGCGCGATGCACTACCGGCCGCTCACCGACGAGCAGTGGGCGGTGGGCGAGCACCTGCTGAGCGCCGATCGGACCTTCGGCGCGTACGAGGACGGCGAACCGATCGGCATGACCTCCTCGTCCGCGGTCGACCTGGCGGTGCCCGGTGGGCAGGTGCCCGCGGCCGCGGTGGCGTGGGTGGGCGTGCGCGCGGACCGCACGCGCCGCGGGGTGATCACCGAACTGCTGACCACCCAGCTGCGCAACTGCCGTGAGCGCGGTGAACCGGTGGCCGCGCTGCACGCGAGCGAAGCCACCATCTACGGCCGGTTCGGCTACGGCATCTCGTGCCAGGCGAAGCAGGTCGTGGTCGACCGCGCGCGGGCGCGGGTGCGGGCGGACCTGCCGGTCACCGGATCGGTGCGCCTGCTCTCCGACACCGACGCGCGGCCCCTGCCGCGGGCGCTGTACCGGGCGATCGGCCTGTACCGCCCGGGCATGATCACCCGCGACGAGCCGTGGTGGCGGTGGGGGCACGACCGCGTCCTCGACCGCGACGACTGCCTGGTCGCCGTGCACCGCGACGACCAGGGCACCGACGACGCGTTCGCGGTGTACCGCTTGGCGACGCTCGGCACCGTCGAGCAGCCCGTCAAGGGGCTGGAGGTGCTCGACCTGCACGCCGCGAACCCGGGCGCGCTCGCCGGGTTGTGGCGGTTCCTGCTGTCGGTCGACCTGGTGGCGAAGATCCTGGCGAAGGGCCGTCCGGTCGACGAGCCGGTCGACCTGATGCTGGAGAACCCGAGGGCGGCGGCGGTCACCGGGGTCGCCGACCACCTGTGGCTGCGCCTGGTCGACGTGCCGCAAGCGCTTGCGTCCAGGACCTACGGTTCCGCCGAGCCGGTGGTGTTCGACGTGCGCGACCCCCGGCTGCCGGAGAACGAGGGCCGCTACCGGATCGGCCCGGACGGTGTGGAGCGCACTTCGGCCGAGGCGGACCTGGCGCTGGACGCGGACGCCCTCGCGATGCTCTACCTCGGTGGCTGGCCGGCGAGCGCCCTGGCCGCGATCGGCCGGATCCGCGTACTGGAGAAACCGGCTTTGACCAGGGCGGATGCCCTCTTCCGCGCAGACCGGACGCCGTGGTGCGGGACGAATTTCTGA
- a CDS encoding glycerophosphodiester phosphodiesterase family protein, whose amino-acid sequence MRLLPKALVAAVAVTVLGGTVAQAHPRKEFDIQAHRGGLGLTVEGTLAAFSTALELGVTTLELDIQITKDGRDVVTHDRKTNPAKCADTQPAFPGDPAFPYVGKYVKDLTFAQVRTLDCGSQKQPNHPDQQLSPGAKMPTLREVFDLARKYHAWGIRFNVETKVEAAAPHETAPREQFVERAAREITFSGFAHRTTVQSFDWGALMLMRRTAPWLKTVALTQPEFLQVGQPGKSPWLGGLDIDDFGGSPVRAVKSFGASALSPVHGNPQGGSVNDPNYVPFTTKALVDEAHRAGLKVVPWTINDKPTMHKLIDDGVDGIITDYPNRLREVAAERGFALPRAYSVR is encoded by the coding sequence ATGAGACTCCTCCCCAAAGCGCTGGTCGCGGCGGTGGCCGTGACCGTGCTCGGCGGTACCGTCGCGCAGGCGCACCCCCGCAAGGAATTCGACATCCAGGCCCACCGCGGTGGGCTCGGGCTGACCGTGGAGGGCACGCTCGCCGCCTTCTCCACCGCGCTCGAACTCGGGGTCACCACGCTGGAGCTGGACATCCAGATCACCAAGGACGGGCGGGACGTGGTCACCCACGACCGCAAGACCAATCCGGCGAAGTGCGCCGACACCCAGCCGGCCTTCCCCGGTGACCCCGCCTTCCCGTACGTCGGCAAGTACGTGAAGGACCTCACCTTCGCGCAGGTCCGGACGCTCGACTGCGGTTCGCAGAAGCAGCCGAACCACCCGGACCAGCAGCTCTCGCCCGGCGCGAAGATGCCGACCCTGCGCGAGGTGTTCGACCTGGCGCGGAAGTACCACGCGTGGGGCATCCGGTTCAACGTGGAGACCAAGGTGGAGGCGGCCGCGCCGCACGAGACCGCGCCGCGTGAGCAGTTCGTCGAGCGGGCCGCCCGCGAGATCACCTTCTCCGGCTTCGCGCACCGCACCACCGTCCAGAGCTTCGACTGGGGCGCGTTGATGCTGATGCGCCGGACCGCGCCGTGGCTGAAGACTGTGGCGCTGACCCAGCCGGAGTTCCTCCAGGTCGGGCAGCCGGGCAAGTCGCCGTGGCTGGGCGGGCTGGACATCGACGACTTCGGCGGCAGCCCGGTGCGCGCGGTGAAGTCGTTCGGCGCGAGCGCGCTCTCGCCGGTGCACGGCAATCCGCAGGGTGGTTCGGTCAACGACCCCAACTACGTCCCGTTCACCACGAAGGCGCTGGTCGACGAGGCGCACCGGGCCGGGCTGAAGGTCGTTCCGTGGACCATCAACGACAAGCCGACCATGCACAAGCTGATCGACGACGGGGTCGACGGCATCATCACCGACTACCCGAACCGGCTGCGGGAGGTCGCCGCCGAGCGCGGGTTCGCCCTGCCGCGGGCCTATTCCGTTCGCTAA
- a CDS encoding DoxX family protein, translated as MILRRLARPLLASIFISGGINALRQAEGHAEAAKPLLDSTVGRYADKLPEQVPTDPVTLVRVDAALKIAAGSLFALGKAPRLSALVLLGSLVPTTVAGHPFWAEKDEQAKQQQLIHFLKNAGLAGGLMLAAADTHGKPSLGWRAKKAAKVAGRQAQTWQKTAGKQAQSLQKTAGKQTRKARKRAKQLTS; from the coding sequence GTGATTCTGCGTCGATTGGCCCGTCCCCTGCTCGCGTCGATCTTCATCAGCGGCGGCATCAACGCGCTGCGCCAGGCGGAGGGCCACGCCGAAGCCGCCAAACCGCTGCTGGACAGCACCGTCGGCCGCTACGCCGACAAGCTGCCCGAGCAGGTCCCCACCGACCCGGTGACGCTCGTCCGGGTGGATGCCGCGCTGAAGATCGCCGCCGGTTCGCTGTTCGCGCTGGGCAAGGCGCCGCGGCTGTCCGCGCTGGTGCTGCTCGGCAGCCTGGTGCCGACGACGGTGGCCGGCCACCCGTTCTGGGCGGAGAAGGACGAGCAGGCGAAGCAGCAGCAGCTGATCCACTTCCTGAAGAACGCCGGCCTGGCCGGTGGCCTGATGCTCGCCGCCGCCGACACGCACGGCAAGCCGTCGCTGGGCTGGCGCGCGAAGAAGGCCGCGAAGGTGGCCGGGCGGCAGGCCCAGACCTGGCAGAAGACGGCGGGCAAGCAGGCCCAGTCGCTGCAGAAGACGGCCGGGAAGCAGACCCGGAAGGCCCGGAAGCGCGCGAAGCAGCTCACCAGCTGA
- a CDS encoding acetyl-CoA C-acetyltransferase, whose product MATKKAPPVRRVAIVGGNRIPFARSNGPYAQASNQDMLTAALDGLVSRYSLQGERIGEVAAGAVLKHARDFNLARECVLGSKLSPETPASDLQMACGTGLQAIVTVANKIALGQIDSAIAGGVDTTSDAPLAVNDDLRQILVQLNAAKTVGERLKLAAKIRPGHIVPEIPRNAEPRTGLSMGEHAALTAKVWDISRADQDELAAASHRNLAAAYDRGFFDDLLTPFLKLSKDQNLRPDSSVEKLAKLKPTFGGPEGTMTAGNSTPLTDGASAVLLATEAWAKARKLPVLAYLTFSQTAAVDYVHGDEGLLMAPAYAVPRMLEQAGLTLQDFDFYEIHEAFASQVLATLKAWEDPAFAKEKLGLDTPLGSIDRSKLNVNGSSLAAGHPFAATGGRIVATLAKLLAEKGSGRGLISVCAAGGQGITAILEK is encoded by the coding sequence ATGGCCACGAAGAAGGCACCGCCGGTCCGCAGGGTCGCCATCGTGGGCGGCAACCGGATCCCGTTCGCCCGGTCGAACGGCCCGTACGCGCAGGCCTCGAACCAGGACATGCTGACCGCGGCGCTGGACGGCCTGGTCAGCCGCTACTCCCTGCAGGGCGAGCGGATCGGCGAGGTGGCCGCGGGTGCGGTGCTCAAGCACGCCCGCGACTTCAACCTGGCCCGCGAGTGCGTGCTGGGCAGCAAGCTGTCGCCGGAGACGCCGGCCAGCGACCTGCAGATGGCCTGCGGCACCGGCCTCCAGGCGATCGTCACGGTGGCGAACAAGATCGCGCTCGGGCAGATCGACTCGGCCATCGCCGGTGGCGTGGACACCACCAGCGACGCGCCGCTCGCGGTGAACGACGACCTGCGGCAGATCCTGGTCCAGCTGAACGCGGCGAAGACCGTCGGCGAGCGGCTGAAGCTGGCCGCGAAGATCCGGCCGGGGCACATCGTGCCGGAGATCCCGCGCAACGCCGAGCCGCGCACCGGCCTGTCGATGGGCGAGCACGCGGCGCTGACCGCGAAGGTCTGGGACATCTCGCGCGCCGACCAGGACGAACTCGCCGCCGCCAGCCACCGGAACCTGGCCGCCGCCTACGACCGCGGGTTCTTCGACGACCTGCTCACGCCGTTCCTGAAGCTGTCGAAGGACCAGAACCTGCGGCCGGATTCGAGCGTGGAGAAGCTGGCGAAGCTGAAGCCGACCTTCGGCGGACCCGAGGGCACGATGACCGCGGGGAACTCGACCCCGCTCACCGATGGCGCGTCGGCCGTGCTGCTGGCGACCGAGGCGTGGGCGAAGGCGCGGAAGCTGCCGGTGCTGGCGTACCTGACCTTCTCGCAGACCGCGGCCGTCGACTACGTGCACGGGGACGAGGGCCTGTTGATGGCGCCCGCGTACGCGGTGCCGCGGATGCTGGAGCAGGCGGGCCTGACCCTGCAGGACTTCGACTTCTACGAGATCCACGAGGCGTTCGCGTCGCAGGTGCTGGCGACGCTGAAGGCGTGGGAGGACCCGGCTTTCGCGAAGGAGAAGCTCGGGCTGGACACGCCGCTGGGCTCGATCGACCGGTCGAAGCTGAACGTGAACGGCTCGTCGCTGGCGGCCGGGCACCCGTTCGCCGCGACCGGCGGGCGGATCGTGGCCACCCTGGCGAAGCTGCTGGCCGAGAAGGGCTCGGGACGCGGGCTGATCTCGGTGTGCGCGGCGGGCGGCCAGGGCATCACCGCGATCCTGGAGAAGTAG
- a CDS encoding 3-oxoacyl-ACP reductase gives MADRYQQFAKSQLGRFVVPRLGLPNPYPLRRYQNGQPPLDGPALLGAAPGGRLEKAVSTQLADAGIEVVTTPAEGKHGALVFDATGITEPGRLREVYKFFQPVIRQLVPSGRVIVLGTPPEAVEGRERIAQRALEGFVRSVGKELKRGATAQLVYVAEGAEEATESTLRFLLSAKAAFVDGQVIRVGTHGKAATAPENWAKPLAGKVALVTGASRGIGAAIAEVLGRDGAHVIALDIPAQGGDLSKVANKVGGASLQLDITAADAPEKLADYLKQRHGGVDVVVHNAGITRDKTLGNLTEGHWDAVLSVNLASQLAVNDKLLADGVLNDNGRIIGVSSIAGIAGNLGQTNYATSKAGVIGMIDVGAPELAAKGGTINAVAPGFIETKMTAAVPVMIREVGRRLSSLAQGGLPVDVAETIAWYANPASGAVNGNVVRVCGQAFLGA, from the coding sequence ATGGCCGACAGGTACCAGCAGTTCGCGAAGAGCCAGCTCGGGCGGTTCGTGGTGCCGCGACTCGGTTTGCCCAACCCGTACCCGCTGCGCCGCTACCAAAACGGGCAGCCGCCGCTCGACGGCCCGGCCCTGCTCGGCGCCGCCCCCGGCGGACGGCTCGAAAAGGCCGTGTCCACCCAGCTCGCCGACGCGGGCATCGAGGTCGTCACCACCCCGGCCGAAGGCAAGCACGGCGCGCTGGTCTTCGACGCCACCGGCATCACTGAGCCCGGCCGCCTGCGCGAGGTCTACAAGTTCTTCCAGCCGGTGATCCGCCAGCTCGTGCCGTCCGGCCGGGTGATCGTGCTCGGCACGCCGCCGGAAGCGGTCGAGGGTCGTGAGCGCATCGCCCAGCGGGCGCTCGAAGGCTTCGTCCGTTCGGTCGGCAAGGAGCTGAAGCGCGGTGCCACCGCCCAACTCGTCTACGTGGCCGAGGGCGCCGAGGAGGCCACGGAGTCGACGCTGCGCTTCCTGCTCTCGGCGAAGGCCGCCTTCGTCGACGGCCAGGTGATCCGCGTCGGCACCCACGGCAAGGCCGCCACCGCCCCGGAGAACTGGGCGAAACCGCTGGCGGGCAAGGTCGCGCTGGTCACCGGCGCCTCCCGGGGCATCGGCGCGGCGATCGCCGAGGTGCTCGGCCGCGACGGCGCCCACGTGATCGCGCTCGACATCCCGGCGCAGGGCGGCGACCTGTCCAAGGTGGCCAACAAGGTCGGCGGCGCTTCGCTGCAGCTGGACATCACCGCCGCCGACGCGCCCGAGAAGCTCGCCGACTACCTCAAGCAGCGCCACGGCGGCGTCGACGTGGTGGTGCACAACGCCGGCATCACCCGCGACAAGACGCTCGGCAACCTCACCGAGGGCCACTGGGACGCGGTGCTCTCGGTGAACCTCGCTTCGCAGCTCGCGGTCAACGACAAGCTCCTCGCCGACGGCGTGCTCAACGACAACGGCCGCATCATCGGTGTCTCGTCGATCGCGGGCATCGCCGGGAACCTCGGCCAGACCAACTACGCCACCAGCAAGGCGGGCGTGATCGGGATGATCGACGTCGGCGCGCCGGAGCTCGCGGCCAAGGGCGGCACGATCAACGCGGTGGCGCCCGGGTTCATCGAGACCAAGATGACCGCGGCCGTGCCGGTGATGATCCGCGAGGTCGGGCGGCGGCTGTCCAGCCTGGCCCAGGGCGGGCTGCCGGTGGACGTCGCGGAAACCATCGCCTGGTACGCGAACCCGGCTTCGGGCGCGGTCAACGGCAACGTCGTGCGCGTGTGCGGCCAGGCCTTCCTGGGAGCGTGA
- a CDS encoding MaoC/PaaZ C-terminal domain-containing protein: MVTKELSAAPSLGTLYPKALLGGLRSGPSGGRLPDTEFVRTGVTVDPAHLAAYNRVCGFRFGDELPATYPHILAFGLQMALMTEPDFPFPLLGMVHVANRITQHRPVRLGEEFTLRVRAENLRPHEKGQQFDVVSTLESTEDTPVWTDVSTYLRRGGGEGGKGSGERLAPPSPSALWRVPADIGRRYAEVSGDRNPIHLHPLTAKAFGFPAAIAHGMWTKAHSLAAFEGRLPEAFTVDVRFKLPVLLPGKVAFTSWATGDGWAFELWGAKKPKPHLAGSITAL; this comes from the coding sequence ATGGTCACCAAGGAACTGAGCGCGGCGCCGAGCCTCGGCACGCTGTACCCGAAGGCGCTGCTCGGCGGCCTGCGGTCCGGCCCGTCGGGCGGGCGGCTGCCGGACACCGAGTTCGTGCGCACCGGCGTCACCGTCGACCCGGCGCACCTGGCCGCCTACAACCGCGTCTGCGGGTTCCGCTTCGGCGACGAGCTGCCCGCGACCTATCCGCACATCCTCGCCTTCGGCTTGCAGATGGCGTTGATGACCGAGCCGGACTTCCCGTTCCCGCTGCTGGGCATGGTGCACGTGGCGAACCGGATCACCCAGCACCGCCCGGTGCGGCTCGGCGAGGAGTTCACCCTGCGCGTGCGCGCGGAGAACCTGCGCCCGCACGAGAAGGGGCAGCAGTTCGACGTGGTCAGCACGCTTGAATCCACTGAGGACACTCCGGTGTGGACGGACGTGAGCACCTACCTGCGCCGCGGTGGCGGGGAAGGCGGCAAGGGCTCGGGTGAGCGGCTCGCGCCGCCGTCGCCGAGCGCGTTGTGGCGGGTGCCCGCCGACATCGGCCGCCGGTACGCCGAGGTGTCCGGCGACCGCAACCCGATCCACCTGCACCCGCTGACCGCCAAGGCGTTCGGCTTCCCGGCGGCGATCGCGCACGGCATGTGGACCAAGGCGCACAGCCTGGCCGCCTTCGAGGGCAGGCTGCCCGAGGCGTTCACCGTGGACGTCAGGTTCAAGCTGCCCGTGCTGCTGCCCGGCAAAGTCGCCTTCACCAGCTGGGCCACCGGCGACGGCTGGGCGTTCGAGCTGTGGGGCGCGAAGAAGCCGAAGCCGCACCTCGCGGGTTCGATCACCGCGCTCTAG
- a CDS encoding TetR/AcrR family transcriptional regulator: MSEEVQSPTGRAKRLPRAVRERQILDAAVQVFAQYGYHSASMDEISEVAGVSKPMIYTYLGSKEDLFAQCIRREATRLLEAIQAGVQPDLPPDMQLWYGLRSFYRFVAEYRESWTVLHRQALVVGGPFAAEITDMRKRAIELVAALVVSAGTRKGLAEQAEFSGEGLSAALVGAAESLADWALDHPDVSDGVLASWLMNLVWLGFNDLVEGAVWKPAEPGA, encoded by the coding sequence GTGTCCGAGGAAGTGCAGAGTCCAACGGGGCGAGCCAAGCGGCTGCCGCGGGCGGTGCGGGAACGGCAGATCCTGGACGCCGCCGTCCAGGTGTTCGCCCAGTACGGCTACCACTCGGCGTCGATGGACGAGATCTCCGAGGTGGCCGGCGTCTCCAAGCCGATGATCTACACCTACCTCGGCTCGAAGGAAGACCTGTTCGCGCAGTGCATCCGCCGCGAGGCCACCCGCCTGCTGGAGGCCATCCAGGCAGGCGTCCAGCCGGACCTCCCGCCGGACATGCAGCTCTGGTACGGCCTGCGCTCCTTCTACCGCTTCGTCGCCGAGTACCGCGAGTCGTGGACCGTGCTGCACCGCCAGGCGCTGGTGGTCGGCGGCCCGTTCGCCGCCGAGATCACCGACATGCGCAAGCGCGCGATCGAGCTGGTGGCCGCGCTGGTGGTCTCCGCCGGGACCCGCAAGGGCCTCGCCGAGCAGGCCGAGTTCTCCGGGGAGGGCCTGTCCGCGGCGCTGGTCGGCGCCGCGGAGTCGCTCGCCGACTGGGCGCTCGACCACCCCGACGTCTCCGACGGGGTGCTGGCCTCCTGGCTGATGAACCTGGTCTGGCTCGGCTTCAACGACCTCGTCGAAGGCGCGGTCTGGAAGCCGGCCGAACCCGGCGCCTAG
- a CDS encoding SCP2 sterol-binding domain-containing protein, with protein MPVERPRADSVLDAFAGELEIRRLTPAQFVQVLETLHMLGSVGAGIELGSLSTQLLVDVVNDASKEQINELAAHEELRSVFLDEIFRRMSDHLIEEKVKNVEFVIGWRFHHGDADGPFDRYQTVVEDGVCVSSSDLGRTPDATVTVSAADFIRMATGVTAAAAMFVTGKVRVKGDYALAVRFSSYFDIPKASLQ; from the coding sequence ATGCCCGTCGAGCGCCCGCGCGCGGATTCGGTGCTGGACGCCTTCGCCGGCGAGCTGGAGATCCGGCGGCTCACCCCGGCACAGTTCGTTCAGGTACTGGAAACCCTGCACATGCTCGGGTCCGTCGGCGCGGGCATCGAACTCGGCTCGCTGTCCACCCAGTTGCTCGTCGACGTGGTCAACGACGCCTCGAAAGAGCAGATCAACGAGCTGGCCGCGCACGAGGAACTGCGTTCGGTCTTTCTCGACGAGATATTCCGCAGAATGTCGGACCACCTCATCGAGGAAAAGGTCAAGAATGTCGAGTTCGTGATCGGCTGGCGTTTCCACCACGGTGACGCCGACGGTCCGTTCGACCGCTATCAGACGGTGGTCGAGGACGGGGTCTGCGTTTCCAGCAGCGATCTCGGCCGCACCCCGGACGCCACGGTCACCGTTTCCGCGGCGGATTTCATCCGGATGGCCACCGGGGTGACCGCGGCCGCGGCCATGTTCGTCACCGGCAAGGTCCGGGTGAAGGGCGACTACGCGCTGGCCGTGCGGTTCAGCAGCTACTTCGACATCCCGAAGGCTAGCCTTCAATAA
- a CDS encoding FxsA family protein has product MAVVFLLYVVAEVAAVWAVSSAIGFFGTIGLLLAGAFLGSWLARREGGKAARAFMETARSGRSAHNEVTDGMLIGLGGLLIMLPGFVSDVVGLLLILPPTRGVFRRSWLRRIEKRARSAPNVRSPFQGNVIVVDSEVVEPDEPAKPKNHPVIEG; this is encoded by the coding sequence ATGGCTGTGGTTTTCCTGCTCTACGTGGTAGCCGAGGTGGCGGCCGTCTGGGCGGTCAGCTCGGCCATCGGCTTCTTCGGCACGATCGGCCTGCTGCTGGCGGGCGCGTTCCTCGGCTCGTGGCTGGCCCGCCGCGAGGGCGGCAAGGCGGCGCGCGCGTTCATGGAGACGGCCCGCTCGGGCCGCTCGGCGCACAACGAGGTGACCGACGGCATGCTGATCGGGCTCGGTGGCCTGCTGATCATGCTGCCGGGCTTCGTCAGCGACGTGGTCGGGCTGCTGCTCATCCTGCCGCCGACGCGCGGGGTGTTCCGCCGCTCCTGGCTTCGCCGGATCGAGAAGCGCGCGCGGTCGGCGCCGAACGTGCGCTCGCCGTTCCAGGGCAACGTGATCGTGGTGGACAGCGAAGTGGTCGAGCCGGACGAGCCCGCCAAGCCGAAGAACCACCCGGTTATTGAAGGCTAG